The following proteins are encoded in a genomic region of Glycine max cultivar Williams 82 chromosome 18, Glycine_max_v4.0, whole genome shotgun sequence:
- the LOC100811948 gene encoding LRR repeats and ubiquitin-like domain-containing protein At2g30105: MEANSGASEPNSNATITINVKFSGVSIPISISPNSTIKDLKSLLLPSTNVLPRGQKLIFKGKVLEDPMTLTASKLTNGSKLMLVASQCLYQGDGPVLKKAQVVPKSRKDGHSGSSNDMKKIPVKNRMERWKATGVVALSECNLEAIPDEVWVCGSSARVLDCNKNSIKNIPNEIARLTSLEKLFINANEIVDESIRWEGLTTLKYLTVLSLNHNNLTTLSSALGSLTSLRELHVSNNKLSGLPNEIGHLTQLEVLRANNNRISIVSDSTGNCHSLVEVDFSSNFLSELPETFSSLSNLKALYLGNNGMKSLPSKLFKTCLQLSTLDLHNTEITIDLLRQFEGWDNFDERRRSKHQKQIDFRVGVSRDFDEGADKN; the protein is encoded by the exons atggaagcAAATAGTGGAGCAAGCGAACCCAATTCGAATGCAACCATAACCATAAACGTGAAGTTCAGTGGCGTCTCTATACCCATCTCAATCTCACCCAACTCAACCATCAAAGACCTCAAGTCCCTTCTTTTACCTTCCACCAATGTCCTCCCTCGTGGCCAAAAACTCATCTTCAAAG GAAAGGTTTTGGAAGACCCCATGACTTTGACTGCATCCAAATTGACTAATGGATCCAAACTCATGCTTGTGGCTTCCCAATGTTTATATCAAGGG GATGGTCCTGTCTTGAAGAAAGCTCAGGTTGTTCCCAAATCGAGGAAAGATGGTCACTCAGGCTCTAGCAACGACATGAAGAAAATTCCTGTTAAGAACCGGATGGAACGGTGGAAAGCAACAGGAGTTGTGGCATTGTCTGAATGCAACTTGGAG gCCATACCTGATGAAGTGTGGGTTTGTGGATCTTCTGCAAGAGTTCTAGATTGCaacaaaaattcaattaaaaatatcccCAACGAAATTGCGCGTCTTACCAGTCTAGAG AAACTATTCATCAATGCAAATGAGATAGTGGATGAATCAATTAGGTGGGAAGGACTAACAACTCTGAAGTACCTAACTGTATTATCATTGAACCATAACAA TTTAACTACTTTGTCGTCTGCTCTTGGATCTCTTACCTCCTTAAGGGAGCTGCATGTTTCCAATAATAAATTGAGTGGCCTTCCTAATGAAATAGGGCATCTGACACAATTAGAAGTTTTGCGAGCCAACAATAATAG GATAAGTATCGTTAGTGACTCTACTGGGAATTGCCACTCTCTTGTTGAG GTTGATTTCTCCTCAAATTTTCTGTCAGAATTGCCAGAGACATTTAGTAGTTTGAGCAATTTGAAG GCATTGTATCTTGGTAACAATGGGATGAAATCTCTTCCATCTAAGCTATTCAAGACTTGTCTTCAACTCTCCACATTGGATCTCCACAATACAGAAATAACAATTGATCTCCTTCGCCAG TTTGAAGGGTGGGACAATTTTGACGAGCGCCGGCGCTCAAAGcatcaaaaacaaattgatTTCCGGGTTGGAGTTTCTAGAGATTTTGATGAAGGTGCTGATAAAAACTAA
- the LOC100812500 gene encoding uncharacterized protein At5g39865 isoform X1, producing MLQPWNKPRSSPFSCSSFKDIQTLFLDEPSTTTTKPKPSIFHRVTLANSLLRARSTHPKLASRAHEDPPRASQPHPPPSIPRSEQRVVLYFTSLRVVRATFEDCKKVRSILRGFRVALDERDLSMDSGFLSELRRVTGRKSGLTLPRVFIDGRYIGGAEELRWLHESGELKKLLEGLPAVDSHLRVCHVCDDHRFVLCGECSGARKVYAEKGGFKTCAACNESGLIRFEWRKENDL from the coding sequence ATGTTGCAACCTTGGAACAAACCTCGTTCTTCCCCATTCTCATGTTCTTCTTTCAAAGACATTCAAACCCTCTTCTTAGATGAaccctccaccaccaccaccaaaccCAAACCCTCCATCTTCCACCGAGTCACACTCGCCAACTCGCTCCTCCGCGCCCGGTCAACTCACCCCAAACTTGCCTCACGCGCCCATGAGGACCCCCCACGCGCCTCCCAACCGCACCCTCCGCCGTCCATTCCCCGCTCGGAGCAACGCGTGGTGCTCTACTTCACGAGCCTGCGCGTGGTCCGCGCCACGTTCGAGGACTGCAAAAAGGTGCGTTCCATCCTGCGCGGGTTCCGCGTCGCGCTGGACGAGCGCGACCTGTCCATGGACTCGGGTTTTCTCTCGGAGCTCCGTCGGGTCACGGGTCGCAAATCCGGGTTGACCCTGCCACGTGTCTTCATTGACGGAAGGTACATTGGTGGGGCCGAGGAGTTGAGGTGGCTGCACGAGAGTGGCGAGCTCAAGAAGCTTCTCGAGGGCTTGCCCGCAGTGGATTCCCACCTCCGCGTGTGCCACGTGTGCGACGATCATAGGTTCGTGCTATGCGGGGAGTGTTCCGGTGCGCGCAAGGTGTACGCGGAGAAAGGTGGGTTCAAGACGTGTGCGGCTTGCAACGAGAGTGGCCTGATCAG
- the LOC100812500 gene encoding uncharacterized protein At5g39865 isoform X2: MLQPWNKPRSSPFSCSSFKDIQTLFLDEPSTTTTKPKPSIFHRVTLANSLLRARSTHPKLASRAHEDPPRASQPHPPPSIPRSEQRVVLYFTSLRVVRATFEDCKKVRSILRGFRVALDERDLSMDSGFLSELRRVTGRKSGLTLPRVFIDGRYIGGAEELRWLHESGELKKLLEGLPAVDSHLRVCHVCDDHRFVLCGECSGARKVYAEKGGFKTCAACNESGLIRYC, encoded by the coding sequence ATGTTGCAACCTTGGAACAAACCTCGTTCTTCCCCATTCTCATGTTCTTCTTTCAAAGACATTCAAACCCTCTTCTTAGATGAaccctccaccaccaccaccaaaccCAAACCCTCCATCTTCCACCGAGTCACACTCGCCAACTCGCTCCTCCGCGCCCGGTCAACTCACCCCAAACTTGCCTCACGCGCCCATGAGGACCCCCCACGCGCCTCCCAACCGCACCCTCCGCCGTCCATTCCCCGCTCGGAGCAACGCGTGGTGCTCTACTTCACGAGCCTGCGCGTGGTCCGCGCCACGTTCGAGGACTGCAAAAAGGTGCGTTCCATCCTGCGCGGGTTCCGCGTCGCGCTGGACGAGCGCGACCTGTCCATGGACTCGGGTTTTCTCTCGGAGCTCCGTCGGGTCACGGGTCGCAAATCCGGGTTGACCCTGCCACGTGTCTTCATTGACGGAAGGTACATTGGTGGGGCCGAGGAGTTGAGGTGGCTGCACGAGAGTGGCGAGCTCAAGAAGCTTCTCGAGGGCTTGCCCGCAGTGGATTCCCACCTCCGCGTGTGCCACGTGTGCGACGATCATAGGTTCGTGCTATGCGGGGAGTGTTCCGGTGCGCGCAAGGTGTACGCGGAGAAAGGTGGGTTCAAGACGTGTGCGGCTTGCAACGAGAGTGGCCTGATCAG